The following are encoded in a window of Candidatus Hydrogenedentota bacterium genomic DNA:
- a CDS encoding acetyl-CoA carboxylase carboxyltransferase subunit beta: protein MGLFSRKRKRLCGKTKTDMPEGLWIKCNGCQQLVYRAEFEENVGVCPSCNRHARIGARQRVELITDAGSFQERHGEIITADPLGFTVGEESYLNRAARAREQSGLNEALLTGMAQVGGFEAALGIMDASFMMGSMGGAVGEKFCRLVDDAITRQCPMIVFTASGGARMQEGGFALMQMAKTANAVRQLREARLPYIAVVTDPTTGGVWASFASLGDFIVAEPGAYVGFAGKRLIEGSLKIKVPEGFQTAEYQLKNGFVDAIVARHDMKDFLVRLLTCLVSNQKQSAV, encoded by the coding sequence ATGGGGCTTTTCTCGCGGAAACGGAAGCGCCTGTGCGGGAAAACCAAAACTGACATGCCCGAAGGGTTGTGGATCAAATGTAATGGCTGTCAGCAATTGGTGTATCGCGCAGAATTTGAAGAAAACGTTGGCGTTTGCCCATCGTGTAATCGGCATGCACGGATTGGCGCGCGGCAACGGGTAGAACTCATCACAGACGCCGGATCCTTTCAGGAAAGGCATGGGGAAATTATTACTGCCGATCCTCTCGGCTTCACTGTAGGTGAGGAATCCTATCTCAACCGTGCTGCAAGGGCACGGGAGCAATCAGGACTCAATGAAGCACTCTTAACAGGCATGGCACAAGTGGGCGGGTTTGAAGCGGCATTGGGCATTATGGATGCTTCCTTTATGATGGGTAGCATGGGCGGCGCTGTAGGCGAAAAGTTTTGCCGACTTGTCGATGATGCTATTACCCGGCAATGTCCTATGATTGTGTTCACAGCCAGTGGCGGAGCCCGCATGCAAGAAGGCGGATTCGCGCTAATGCAGATGGCGAAAACAGCCAATGCCGTGCGGCAATTGCGCGAAGCACGACTGCCTTATATCGCTGTGGTCACCGATCCCACGACCGGCGGCGTATGGGCAAGTTTTGCGTCACTCGGCGATTTTATTGTTGCAGAACCGGGCGCATATGTGGGCTTTGCAGGTAAACGGCTAATTGAAGGGTCACTTAAAATCAAAGTACCCGAAGGCTTTCAGACTGCCGAATATCAGTTGAAAAACGGCTTTGTTGATGCTATTGTTGCGCGCCATGATATGAAAGATTTTCTGGTTCGGCTTCTCACCTGTCTCGTATCTAATCAAAAACAATCCGCTGTGTAA